One stretch of Anolis carolinensis isolate JA03-04 chromosome 3, rAnoCar3.1.pri, whole genome shotgun sequence DNA includes these proteins:
- the bmx gene encoding cytoplasmic tyrosine-protein kinase BMX isoform X1, whose product MWYISFLFLGLFSQQIPSLIFDKSYLKEALAVYNYEPKGSSDVRLVRNHKYYILRDEDPDWWHVRDLDGNEGFAPHTYLKVISQTTDELRGTTEAAEMVSVKEEDNFDKYDWYVGRLSRAQTEQLLQEKGKDGAFMVRDSSHVGKYTVSVLSMNNRDKKGIVKHYHVHVNSANQFYLAENYCFNSLPKLIHYHQHNSAGMVTRLRHAVSTKTDKIPSTAPLENGHWELKREDIVLQREIGCGQFGVVQVGKWKGKYDVAIKMIKEGSMSEDEFIEEAQTMMKLDHPRLVKLYGVCTKTYPIYIVAEYMANGCLLSYLKNHGKELHPFQLVEMCYHVCDAMAFLESHQFIHRDLAARNCLVDSDMTVKVSDFGMTRYVLDDQYISSLGTKFPIKWSAPEVFHYTKFSSKSDVWAFGILMWEVFTLGKLPYDRYDNMQVIEKVCHGYRLYRPQLASEAIYEIMYSCWHELPEKRPNFRELLSLLEPKREAGKP is encoded by the exons ATGTGgtacatttctttcctttttctgggTTTGTTTTCACAGCAGATACCAAGTCTAATATTTGACAAGTCATATCTGAAAGAAGCCCTAGCTGTTTATAATTATGAACCAAAAGGAAGCTCTGATGTTCGGCTTGTCAGAAACCACAAATATTATATTCTGAGAGATGAGGATCCTGACTGGTGGCATGTAAGAGATCTGGATGG TAATGAAGGCTTTGCTCCACATACCTATCTGAAGGTGATATCGCAGACCACTGATGAATTAAG AGGAACCACTGAGGCAGCTGAAATGGTATCAGTCAAAGAGGAAGACAACTTTGATAAATATGA TTGGTATGTTGGTCGTCTTTCAAGGGCCCAGACAGAACAACTTCTGCAAGAGAAG GGAAAAGACGGTGCTTTTATGGTTCGTGATTCCAGTCATGTGGGGAAGTACACAGTATCAGTACTTAGTATGAACAACAG AGATAAAAAAGGAATCGTGAAACACTATCATGTTCATGTAAACAGCGCAAATCAGTTTTACCTGGCTGAGAATTACTGTTTCAATTCACTTCCCAAGCTTATTCATTATCACCAACATAATTCAGCAG GTATGGTTACAAGACTTCGACATGCTGTCTCTACAAAGACAGACAAAATCCCATCTACAGCACCTTTGGAAAATG GACACTGGGAACTCAAGCGTGAAGATATTGTGCTACAGAGAGAAATAGGATGTGGTCAGTTTGGAGTGGTACAGgttggaaaatggaagggaaaatatGATGTTgctattaaaatgatcaaggaaggATCTATGTCTGAAGATGAATTCATAGAAGAAGCGCAAACCATGAT GAAGCTGGACCATCCCAGACTTGTTAAATTATACGGGGTGTGTACCAAGACATATCCCATCTATATTGTGGCTGAATATATGGCTAATGGCTGCTTGCTTAGTTATTTGAAAAACCATGGAAAGGAACTTCATCCCTTTCAGCTAGTAGAGATGTGTTACCATGTTTGTGATGCAATGGCTTTCCTTGAGAGTCATCAGTTTATACACCGAGATTTG GCTGCTAGGAATTGCTTGGTTGATTCTGACATGACAGTGAAGGTGTCTGACTTTGGAATGACAAG ATATGTCCTGGATGACCAGTATATCAGCTCCTTGGGAACTAAATTTCCTATCAAATGGTCAGCACCAGAAGTGTTTCATTACACTAAGTTCAGCAGCAAGTCTGATGTGTGGGCCTTTG GAATTTTAATGTGGGAGGTGTTCACTTTGGGCAAGCTGCCCTATGACCGGTATGATAACATGCAAGTGATTGAAAAGGTGTGCCATGGTTATCGGCTTTATCGTCCACAATTGGCTTCTGAGGCCATCTATGAAATCATGTACAGCTGCTGGCATGAG TTGCCTGAAAAACGCCCTAATTTCCGTGAGCTGCTTTCTCTCCTGGAGCCAAAAAGGGAAGCTGGCAAGCCCTAA
- the bmx gene encoding cytoplasmic tyrosine-protein kinase BMX isoform X3: MVSVKEEDNFDKYDWYVGRLSRAQTEQLLQEKGKDGAFMVRDSSHVGKYTVSVLSMNNRDKKGIVKHYHVHVNSANQFYLAENYCFNSLPKLIHYHQHNSAGMVTRLRHAVSTKTDKIPSTAPLENGHWELKREDIVLQREIGCGQFGVVQVGKWKGKYDVAIKMIKEGSMSEDEFIEEAQTMMKLDHPRLVKLYGVCTKTYPIYIVAEYMANGCLLSYLKNHGKELHPFQLVEMCYHVCDAMAFLESHQFIHRDLAARNCLVDSDMTVKVSDFGMTRYVLDDQYISSLGTKFPIKWSAPEVFHYTKFSSKSDVWAFGILMWEVFTLGKLPYDRYDNMQVIEKVCHGYRLYRPQLASEAIYEIMYSCWHELPEKRPNFRELLSLLEPKREAGKP, from the exons ATGGTATCAGTCAAAGAGGAAGACAACTTTGATAAATATGA TTGGTATGTTGGTCGTCTTTCAAGGGCCCAGACAGAACAACTTCTGCAAGAGAAG GGAAAAGACGGTGCTTTTATGGTTCGTGATTCCAGTCATGTGGGGAAGTACACAGTATCAGTACTTAGTATGAACAACAG AGATAAAAAAGGAATCGTGAAACACTATCATGTTCATGTAAACAGCGCAAATCAGTTTTACCTGGCTGAGAATTACTGTTTCAATTCACTTCCCAAGCTTATTCATTATCACCAACATAATTCAGCAG GTATGGTTACAAGACTTCGACATGCTGTCTCTACAAAGACAGACAAAATCCCATCTACAGCACCTTTGGAAAATG GACACTGGGAACTCAAGCGTGAAGATATTGTGCTACAGAGAGAAATAGGATGTGGTCAGTTTGGAGTGGTACAGgttggaaaatggaagggaaaatatGATGTTgctattaaaatgatcaaggaaggATCTATGTCTGAAGATGAATTCATAGAAGAAGCGCAAACCATGAT GAAGCTGGACCATCCCAGACTTGTTAAATTATACGGGGTGTGTACCAAGACATATCCCATCTATATTGTGGCTGAATATATGGCTAATGGCTGCTTGCTTAGTTATTTGAAAAACCATGGAAAGGAACTTCATCCCTTTCAGCTAGTAGAGATGTGTTACCATGTTTGTGATGCAATGGCTTTCCTTGAGAGTCATCAGTTTATACACCGAGATTTG GCTGCTAGGAATTGCTTGGTTGATTCTGACATGACAGTGAAGGTGTCTGACTTTGGAATGACAAG ATATGTCCTGGATGACCAGTATATCAGCTCCTTGGGAACTAAATTTCCTATCAAATGGTCAGCACCAGAAGTGTTTCATTACACTAAGTTCAGCAGCAAGTCTGATGTGTGGGCCTTTG GAATTTTAATGTGGGAGGTGTTCACTTTGGGCAAGCTGCCCTATGACCGGTATGATAACATGCAAGTGATTGAAAAGGTGTGCCATGGTTATCGGCTTTATCGTCCACAATTGGCTTCTGAGGCCATCTATGAAATCATGTACAGCTGCTGGCATGAG TTGCCTGAAAAACGCCCTAATTTCCGTGAGCTGCTTTCTCTCCTGGAGCCAAAAAGGGAAGCTGGCAAGCCCTAA
- the bmx gene encoding cytoplasmic tyrosine-protein kinase BMX isoform X2: MHRNRERNPSFQSCLPSLATRWGLETCRVQDDTQQILHFHRGTTEAAEMVSVKEEDNFDKYDWYVGRLSRAQTEQLLQEKGKDGAFMVRDSSHVGKYTVSVLSMNNRDKKGIVKHYHVHVNSANQFYLAENYCFNSLPKLIHYHQHNSAGMVTRLRHAVSTKTDKIPSTAPLENGHWELKREDIVLQREIGCGQFGVVQVGKWKGKYDVAIKMIKEGSMSEDEFIEEAQTMMKLDHPRLVKLYGVCTKTYPIYIVAEYMANGCLLSYLKNHGKELHPFQLVEMCYHVCDAMAFLESHQFIHRDLAARNCLVDSDMTVKVSDFGMTRYVLDDQYISSLGTKFPIKWSAPEVFHYTKFSSKSDVWAFGILMWEVFTLGKLPYDRYDNMQVIEKVCHGYRLYRPQLASEAIYEIMYSCWHELPEKRPNFRELLSLLEPKREAGKP, from the exons ATGCATAGGAATAGAGAAAGAAATCCTTCATTCCAATCCTGTcttcctagtctagctactcgctggggactggagacttgtagggtccaggatgacacccaacAGATATTACACTTTCATAG AGGAACCACTGAGGCAGCTGAAATGGTATCAGTCAAAGAGGAAGACAACTTTGATAAATATGA TTGGTATGTTGGTCGTCTTTCAAGGGCCCAGACAGAACAACTTCTGCAAGAGAAG GGAAAAGACGGTGCTTTTATGGTTCGTGATTCCAGTCATGTGGGGAAGTACACAGTATCAGTACTTAGTATGAACAACAG AGATAAAAAAGGAATCGTGAAACACTATCATGTTCATGTAAACAGCGCAAATCAGTTTTACCTGGCTGAGAATTACTGTTTCAATTCACTTCCCAAGCTTATTCATTATCACCAACATAATTCAGCAG GTATGGTTACAAGACTTCGACATGCTGTCTCTACAAAGACAGACAAAATCCCATCTACAGCACCTTTGGAAAATG GACACTGGGAACTCAAGCGTGAAGATATTGTGCTACAGAGAGAAATAGGATGTGGTCAGTTTGGAGTGGTACAGgttggaaaatggaagggaaaatatGATGTTgctattaaaatgatcaaggaaggATCTATGTCTGAAGATGAATTCATAGAAGAAGCGCAAACCATGAT GAAGCTGGACCATCCCAGACTTGTTAAATTATACGGGGTGTGTACCAAGACATATCCCATCTATATTGTGGCTGAATATATGGCTAATGGCTGCTTGCTTAGTTATTTGAAAAACCATGGAAAGGAACTTCATCCCTTTCAGCTAGTAGAGATGTGTTACCATGTTTGTGATGCAATGGCTTTCCTTGAGAGTCATCAGTTTATACACCGAGATTTG GCTGCTAGGAATTGCTTGGTTGATTCTGACATGACAGTGAAGGTGTCTGACTTTGGAATGACAAG ATATGTCCTGGATGACCAGTATATCAGCTCCTTGGGAACTAAATTTCCTATCAAATGGTCAGCACCAGAAGTGTTTCATTACACTAAGTTCAGCAGCAAGTCTGATGTGTGGGCCTTTG GAATTTTAATGTGGGAGGTGTTCACTTTGGGCAAGCTGCCCTATGACCGGTATGATAACATGCAAGTGATTGAAAAGGTGTGCCATGGTTATCGGCTTTATCGTCCACAATTGGCTTCTGAGGCCATCTATGAAATCATGTACAGCTGCTGGCATGAG TTGCCTGAAAAACGCCCTAATTTCCGTGAGCTGCTTTCTCTCCTGGAGCCAAAAAGGGAAGCTGGCAAGCCCTAA